In one Candidatus Planktophila versatilis genomic region, the following are encoded:
- a CDS encoding kynureninase, whose product MKVTDRAYALELDKNDPLAEYRSKFVITDPNLCYLDGNSLGRLPHATVKAVGDFLSHEWGNEVVTGWSHWIDEAQVAGDLLGRAVLGAGAGQVLVCDTTSVNFYQLCLAAINARPGRKTIITDAANFPTDRYILDGIAKSYGLNLVIIDNEDPAIAENELVTAELLEKYMTEDVALVTFEVIQYRSGARSDIKSITDLARSYGALVVWDASHAAGAIEMNFDDNGVDLAVGCTYKYGNAGPGSPAWLYVNKKIQSELQTPIQGWFANEDQFGMGADFVKAEGIRGFQIASPSIIGIRGVQVSYSMIEEAGINVIASKAAIGTQMMIDLFDEWLAPLGYTLLTSRNPQERGGHISLGHPDAARICVALRKFANVIPDYRTPNAIRLAISPLATSYVEVWDGFQRITALTETRQYEKIEGSESRVT is encoded by the coding sequence ATGAAGGTTACTGACCGCGCTTACGCGTTGGAATTAGATAAGAATGACCCGCTCGCCGAATACAGAAGCAAGTTCGTAATCACAGACCCTAACCTCTGCTACCTCGATGGAAATTCCTTGGGCAGATTGCCCCATGCCACCGTCAAAGCGGTGGGAGATTTCCTGTCCCACGAGTGGGGCAATGAAGTCGTTACCGGTTGGAGCCATTGGATCGATGAAGCGCAGGTAGCGGGAGATCTTCTGGGCCGAGCAGTTCTAGGCGCAGGCGCTGGACAAGTTCTAGTCTGTGACACAACTTCAGTTAATTTCTATCAACTTTGTTTAGCGGCAATTAACGCACGCCCTGGTCGAAAGACAATAATTACAGATGCGGCAAATTTTCCTACTGATCGTTACATACTCGATGGAATCGCAAAGAGCTATGGGCTGAACCTGGTAATCATCGACAACGAAGATCCTGCCATTGCAGAAAATGAGTTAGTCACTGCAGAACTGCTAGAGAAGTACATGACAGAAGATGTCGCACTAGTAACTTTCGAAGTAATTCAGTATCGCTCTGGTGCTCGTTCGGACATTAAATCCATCACTGATTTGGCTAGAAGTTATGGTGCTCTCGTTGTGTGGGATGCCAGCCATGCAGCAGGAGCTATTGAGATGAACTTCGATGACAACGGGGTCGATCTTGCAGTGGGGTGCACATATAAATATGGCAATGCTGGCCCTGGATCACCAGCATGGTTATATGTGAATAAGAAGATTCAAAGTGAATTACAGACTCCCATTCAAGGATGGTTTGCAAATGAAGATCAATTCGGCATGGGAGCTGATTTCGTTAAAGCAGAAGGAATTCGCGGTTTCCAAATTGCTAGTCCGTCCATTATTGGAATACGTGGCGTGCAAGTTTCCTATTCGATGATTGAAGAGGCAGGTATAAACGTCATTGCATCGAAGGCTGCTATCGGAACTCAGATGATGATTGATTTATTCGATGAATGGTTAGCTCCGCTTGGTTACACCCTTTTAACATCGAGAAATCCTCAGGAACGCGGTGGACACATCTCACTCGGTCATCCTGATGCCGCAAGAATTTGCGTTGCACTTAGAAAATTTGCCAATGTAATCCCTGATTACCGCACTCCTAATGCGATACGCCTGGCTATCTCCCCGTTAGCGACTTCCTATGTCGAGGTGTGGGATGGATTCCAGCGAATTACAGCCCTTACTGAGACCCGTCAATACGAGAAAATTGAAGGATCGGAATCTCGCGTCACATGA
- a CDS encoding glycosyltransferase, with protein MAKPTIILATSNGIGMGHLARATAIAKAMQEFATPVIVSVAGGIAEIPSATGFQCEYIPGKTRGWMPRGKWDTYFRDRLVAIAQETGASVIAFDGVVPYPGFIATKLMDPQLKLVWIRRGMWQKNLLRFVLPFQSQLVDQVIEPGDFARGYDFGPTAGRNEAILTAPVSLFQKDKALSRDEARKVLGLDINRPAVLVQLGTGDSDVNQKMNAALSGLIGWKDLQVVLTKDPVDKNGASLAPDGLDIRVVRHFPLAQVLRAFDASVCATGYNGVHELLPAQVPTVFVSNIRGTDDQEARAQWCHDMGFALRADQSDLSNITATVRKLQDLQIRARLHQQCEHLPDPVGGQEIAKILYDLASKKKMSRQGPVNRLKRLLLWSVLRRAALIYRTINPHNVDDLVNREAPIWGSQNTAEDLHPLIKGSMRFEHLITGASENYMRRRKEIAQSAYGTPGPS; from the coding sequence ATGGCTAAACCGACAATAATCCTTGCGACAAGCAACGGAATCGGAATGGGGCATCTCGCCAGAGCAACTGCGATAGCAAAAGCAATGCAGGAATTTGCCACCCCTGTGATTGTCTCTGTCGCTGGAGGAATTGCCGAGATTCCATCTGCAACTGGTTTTCAATGTGAATACATTCCAGGAAAGACTCGCGGATGGATGCCGCGCGGTAAATGGGATACCTATTTTCGCGATCGCTTAGTTGCGATAGCTCAGGAAACTGGCGCCAGCGTCATCGCCTTTGATGGAGTTGTTCCTTATCCAGGGTTTATTGCAACTAAATTGATGGATCCCCAGTTAAAACTTGTGTGGATACGACGAGGTATGTGGCAGAAGAATCTCTTGCGCTTTGTTCTTCCCTTTCAATCGCAATTAGTTGATCAAGTTATTGAACCTGGGGATTTTGCTCGAGGCTATGATTTCGGACCAACGGCTGGGCGCAATGAAGCCATCCTTACCGCTCCGGTCTCACTCTTTCAAAAAGATAAGGCGCTATCACGCGATGAAGCCCGAAAAGTTTTAGGTCTTGATATAAATCGCCCAGCTGTACTAGTGCAACTTGGCACCGGTGATAGTGATGTGAATCAGAAAATGAATGCCGCACTCTCAGGGCTTATTGGATGGAAAGATTTGCAGGTTGTACTCACCAAAGATCCAGTTGATAAGAATGGCGCCTCGTTGGCACCCGATGGCTTAGATATTCGGGTAGTGCGCCATTTCCCACTAGCTCAGGTGTTGCGCGCATTTGATGCAAGCGTCTGTGCCACCGGATATAACGGAGTTCATGAACTTTTACCGGCGCAAGTACCAACAGTATTTGTCTCTAATATTCGAGGAACTGATGATCAAGAAGCACGTGCACAGTGGTGTCATGACATGGGCTTCGCCTTACGTGCCGACCAGTCAGATTTAAGCAACATCACTGCAACAGTAAGAAAATTACAAGATTTGCAAATTCGCGCGCGGCTACATCAGCAATGTGAGCATCTTCCAGATCCAGTGGGCGGGCAAGAAATTGCGAAGATTCTGTATGACCTGGCAAGTAAGAAAAAGATGTCTCGTCAAGGGCCCGTTAATCGCCTGAAGCGACTTTTATTGTGGTCAGTTCTCAGAAGGGCGGCTCTCATTTATCGCACGATAAATCCCCATAACGTAGATGACTTAGTAAACCGCGAGGCACCAATCTGGGGATCTCAAAATACTGCTGAAGATCTTCACCCACTTATTAAGGGATCGATGCGTTTTGAACATCTAATAACTGGTGCATCCGAGAATTACATGAGGCGACGCAAGGAGATTGCACAGTCCGCCTACGGCACTCCTGGTCCTAGCTAG
- the upp gene encoding uracil phosphoribosyltransferase: MKVHVANHPLISHKLTILRDEKTDSPTFRLLVEELVTLLAYEATRDVRTTSISIKTPVTATTGLVLAEPRPVVVPILRAGLGMLEGMTKLLPTAQVGFLGMVRNEETLQASTYANRLPEDLSGRQCFVLDPMLATGGTLAMAINYLIERGANEITAICLLAAPEGIKALEDEFKDAGIPITLVTGSLDEKLNEKGYIVPGLGDAGDRLYGVV, translated from the coding sequence ATGAAAGTTCACGTTGCTAACCATCCGTTAATCTCTCATAAATTAACCATTCTGCGCGATGAAAAGACCGATTCTCCAACTTTTAGACTTCTCGTTGAAGAGTTAGTGACCCTGCTCGCGTATGAGGCAACCCGTGATGTTCGCACCACATCTATCTCCATTAAAACTCCGGTGACTGCCACGACAGGATTGGTATTAGCTGAACCTCGTCCAGTTGTCGTACCCATCTTGCGTGCAGGTTTAGGAATGCTTGAAGGCATGACAAAGTTATTGCCAACTGCACAAGTTGGATTTCTCGGTATGGTTCGCAACGAAGAGACGCTGCAAGCAAGCACCTATGCAAACCGCTTGCCTGAAGATTTATCTGGTCGCCAATGTTTTGTCCTTGATCCAATGCTTGCAACAGGTGGAACGTTGGCGATGGCTATTAATTACCTCATCGAGCGAGGTGCGAATGAAATTACTGCCATCTGTTTACTTGCCGCCCCAGAAGGAATCAAGGCACTCGAGGATGAATTTAAAGATGCAGGAATTCCTATAACGCTAGTGACAGGCTCCCTCGATGAAAAGTTAAATGAAAAGGGATACATCGTTCCTGGTCTAGGCGATGCCGGCGACCGTCTCTATGGAGTTGTGTAA
- a CDS encoding tRNA adenosine deaminase-associated protein → MSFTLQGFLSNPMSAKMVDVSEQTQDFAIEAWHEDGRWSLAALPDPDDLTHIIDRLKKQQTNGGAVALIAIDDEFFIAIRVLGSNVKYFMSDITAALDYEVAAEFLEIADIDAPDEEDEPLPTGDLDIFADLGLPHMELSTLCDDANLFPDELIEAIAHRLGFGEQFAELLES, encoded by the coding sequence ATGTCATTTACTCTACAGGGCTTTCTTTCTAATCCAATGAGTGCCAAAATGGTTGATGTGTCAGAGCAGACCCAGGACTTCGCAATTGAGGCGTGGCATGAAGACGGCCGTTGGTCTCTTGCCGCATTGCCTGACCCGGATGACCTAACTCACATTATTGATCGGTTAAAAAAGCAGCAAACAAATGGCGGTGCTGTTGCTCTCATCGCTATCGATGACGAATTCTTCATCGCAATTCGTGTACTAGGTAGTAACGTTAAATACTTCATGAGCGATATCACTGCAGCTCTCGACTATGAGGTGGCCGCTGAATTCTTAGAAATTGCAGATATTGATGCACCAGATGAAGAAGATGAGCCACTTCCTACAGGAGACCTAGATATTTTTGCTGACTTAGGTTTACCTCATATGGAACTTTCAACTCTCTGTGATGATGCCAATCTTTTCCCAGACGAACTCATCGAAGCTATTGCTCATCGATTAGGATTTGGGGAGCAATTCGCAGAGTTATTGGAGTCGTAG
- a CDS encoding NAD-dependent malic enzyme yields the protein MASTSPGYGITIRVEGSPELQPVALITTTITNAGATITALDVVESLLEKVVIDVTCDTIDSDHAQQIHDALSANNGLTVRKVSDRTFLLHLGGKIEVTSKVPLKTRDDLSRAYTPGVARISQAIVDDPSDVRRLTMKRNTVAVVTDGSAVLGLGNIGPAAALPVMEGKAALFKRFANVDAWPVCLDTQDVDEIVRTVQLIAPVYGGINLEDISAPRCFEVERRLRELLDIPVFHDDQHGTAIVVLAALRNALKLVKKEMSTVKIVMSGAGAAGTAIARLLLLSGAQNIIAFDKDGLIGGDSKSSDPMRSWFIEHSNPGNFAGDIHQAMVGADIFIGVSAPHVLKEADVAAMAAGSIVFALANPDPEIDPVIARKYATVVATGRSDHPNQINNVLAFPGIFRGLLDAQAHKITDKLLVAAAEAIADCVSPSQLNTSFIVPSVFDPNVVVKVAAAVKASV from the coding sequence ATGGCTTCTACATCACCCGGCTACGGAATCACGATTCGTGTTGAAGGATCACCAGAACTTCAACCTGTTGCATTAATTACTACAACAATTACCAATGCTGGTGCCACGATTACCGCACTCGACGTTGTTGAATCTTTGCTTGAAAAAGTAGTCATTGACGTTACTTGCGACACGATTGACTCTGACCACGCTCAACAAATTCATGATGCCCTCTCAGCCAATAATGGCCTTACCGTTCGCAAAGTAAGTGACCGCACTTTCTTGCTACACCTCGGCGGAAAGATCGAAGTAACTTCTAAGGTTCCATTGAAAACTCGTGATGATCTATCGCGTGCTTACACTCCAGGCGTTGCTCGAATTTCGCAAGCAATTGTTGATGACCCATCCGATGTTCGTCGCCTGACCATGAAGCGCAATACGGTGGCCGTTGTTACTGATGGCTCTGCCGTGCTTGGCCTTGGAAATATTGGTCCAGCTGCCGCCCTTCCCGTCATGGAAGGAAAAGCTGCGCTCTTTAAGCGCTTTGCAAATGTGGACGCGTGGCCTGTCTGCCTAGATACACAAGATGTTGATGAAATTGTTCGCACAGTGCAACTTATTGCCCCTGTATATGGAGGAATCAATCTTGAAGATATCTCGGCACCCCGCTGCTTTGAAGTCGAGCGTCGATTGCGTGAACTTCTTGATATTCCTGTATTTCATGATGATCAGCATGGGACTGCAATTGTCGTTCTAGCAGCGCTGCGCAATGCTCTTAAGTTGGTGAAGAAAGAGATGTCCACTGTGAAAATTGTTATGAGTGGCGCAGGAGCTGCTGGCACAGCGATTGCGCGACTACTTCTCTTAAGTGGCGCTCAGAATATTATTGCTTTCGATAAAGATGGACTCATCGGTGGAGATTCAAAATCATCAGACCCAATGCGTTCCTGGTTTATCGAACACTCAAACCCTGGCAATTTTGCGGGTGATATTCACCAGGCGATGGTGGGAGCAGATATATTTATTGGAGTCAGTGCGCCTCACGTTCTCAAGGAAGCGGATGTAGCTGCAATGGCAGCAGGTTCAATAGTTTTTGCACTTGCCAACCCTGACCCAGAAATTGATCCTGTTATCGCTCGAAAGTATGCAACTGTCGTTGCGACCGGACGAAGTGACCACCCTAATCAAATAAACAACGTGCTTGCATTCCCGGGCATCTTCCGAGGTCTACTTGATGCGCAAGCTCATAAAATTACCGACAAATTACTTGTTGCTGCAGCCGAGGCGATTGCCGATTGCGTAAGTCCTTCGCAGTTAAATACATCATTCATCGTCCCTAGCGTTTTTGACCCTAACGTTGTTGTTAAAGTTGCGGCGGCAGTGAAGGCTTCTGTGTGA
- a CDS encoding tryptophan 2,3-dioxygenase, with protein sequence MSNEFDSALTYSSYLAIDELLALQKPLSTGPEHDEMLFIIIHQTYELWFKQLIHEFFEAQRALESGNTHYALAILGRIRTIMKVCVAQVDILETMTPLQFNAFRGFLSSSSGFQSAQFRKVEAILGRRDSRMSSHLPPEVQLEIAEITSRNSLWDSFLDYLQARGYTLPHEVISRDKSIAYESNPLVQDVLLTVHKQDPESSMVSERLVDIDEGIQEWRYRHVKMVERTIGKKPGTGGSSGVEYLASTLFNPIFKDLWEIRSRF encoded by the coding sequence ATGAGTAATGAATTCGATTCCGCCCTTACATACAGTTCTTACCTTGCCATCGATGAATTACTTGCACTCCAAAAGCCACTTTCCACCGGACCTGAGCACGATGAAATGCTTTTTATTATCATCCATCAAACCTATGAACTCTGGTTCAAACAGTTAATCCATGAGTTCTTCGAAGCCCAACGCGCACTTGAGTCTGGTAACACCCACTATGCACTTGCAATCCTTGGGCGGATCCGGACCATCATGAAGGTATGCGTTGCACAGGTAGATATTTTGGAAACGATGACGCCACTTCAATTTAATGCTTTTCGAGGCTTTCTCTCTTCCTCAAGTGGATTTCAATCAGCTCAATTTAGAAAAGTCGAAGCGATTCTTGGGCGTCGCGATAGCCGTATGTCGAGCCACCTTCCACCGGAGGTTCAATTAGAAATTGCTGAGATTACATCTCGCAATTCATTATGGGATTCTTTCCTGGATTACCTACAAGCACGAGGTTACACACTTCCCCATGAAGTGATCTCGCGGGATAAATCCATTGCATATGAATCCAATCCGCTTGTTCAAGATGTTCTCTTAACTGTTCATAAGCAAGATCCCGAGAGTTCCATGGTCAGTGAGCGACTGGTCGATATTGATGAAGGTATTCAAGAGTGGCGATACCGCCATGTGAAAATGGTTGAAAGAACTATCGGCAAGAAACCAGGAACCGGTGGTTCAAGTGGAGTCGAATATCTTGCAAGCACTCTCTTTAATCCGATATTTAAAGATCTCTGGGAAATTCGCTCTCGCTTCTAG
- a CDS encoding nucleoside deaminase: MGEAIAIAHGAVRTGDVPVGAIVLNKDGVIIGIGSNEREAKNDPTAHAEVVAIRNAASRLQNSRLDGCTLVVTLEPCAMCAGAIAQSRISHLIFGAWDEKAGAVGSVWDLLRDPRSIFNVEVIAGVREAECAQLLKDFFSDK; this comes from the coding sequence ATGGGTGAGGCAATTGCAATCGCTCATGGCGCCGTGCGCACAGGTGATGTTCCAGTTGGTGCAATTGTCTTGAATAAGGATGGCGTTATTATTGGAATAGGTTCCAATGAACGCGAAGCAAAGAACGACCCGACAGCCCACGCCGAAGTAGTTGCTATTCGTAATGCAGCTTCACGATTACAAAATTCGCGCCTTGATGGATGCACCTTGGTGGTAACCCTCGAACCGTGCGCCATGTGTGCGGGTGCTATCGCACAATCAAGAATTTCACACTTAATCTTTGGTGCTTGGGATGAAAAAGCAGGAGCAGTGGGCTCGGTATGGGATTTACTTCGTGATCCGCGTTCAATTTTCAACGTTGAAGTCATTGCTGGAGTACGTGAAGCTGAGTGTGCGCAGTTACTGAAAGATTTCTTTTCAGATAAGTAG
- a CDS encoding DMT family transporter: MSKKTQRLDVLAAISGVMIALQARANGELSHLIGNGVQAALVSFGSGLAIIAVIALFNPAIKAGAANLRGAITRKELPKWTLFAGALGGSFVAVQTHIVPLIGVAIYSVASIAGQTAASLVVDRIGLTGGGKKHITPRRIGAALFTVFAVFISVFDRLDAQNLSIFAVILGCIAGAIVGVQRALNGQINEHSHQSFTTSLLNFIMGTAFLVIFLFMLIALGPTELVPLPAGPWWIYTGGVIGVIYIAFTSTIVQHLGVLTFTLFSVGGQLVGSLIIDFYSPTEGVQVSAYLVTGIVMTYCGVLVGGVNNSQSRKRLNQ, translated from the coding sequence ATGTCTAAAAAGACGCAACGCTTAGATGTATTGGCTGCAATATCTGGAGTCATGATTGCTCTTCAGGCACGCGCAAATGGAGAACTCTCACACTTAATCGGCAATGGCGTCCAAGCAGCCCTTGTTTCATTTGGATCAGGCCTAGCCATTATTGCGGTGATTGCACTGTTTAATCCGGCTATCAAAGCTGGCGCAGCTAATTTACGTGGGGCCATTACACGCAAAGAGTTACCAAAATGGACTCTCTTTGCTGGGGCGCTGGGTGGAAGTTTTGTCGCAGTGCAAACGCACATTGTTCCCCTTATCGGTGTGGCAATTTATTCAGTGGCATCTATTGCCGGACAGACCGCAGCTTCACTTGTTGTTGATCGCATCGGGTTAACTGGTGGTGGCAAGAAGCACATCACTCCACGACGAATCGGGGCGGCGCTATTTACAGTCTTTGCAGTCTTCATCTCGGTCTTCGACCGACTTGATGCACAAAACCTTTCAATCTTCGCCGTTATCTTGGGCTGTATCGCGGGGGCGATTGTTGGAGTACAGCGTGCGCTCAATGGACAGATAAACGAACATTCTCATCAGAGTTTCACAACATCCCTGCTCAATTTCATTATGGGAACTGCTTTCCTCGTAATTTTCCTTTTCATGCTTATCGCACTTGGTCCAACAGAACTTGTTCCTTTACCTGCGGGCCCATGGTGGATTTACACGGGTGGCGTCATTGGAGTTATCTACATTGCCTTTACTTCAACGATTGTGCAACACCTAGGAGTTCTAACTTTTACGCTATTCAGCGTTGGCGGACAACTAGTTGGATCCTTGATAATTGATTTTTATTCACCTACTGAAGGCGTGCAGGTAAGTGCTTATCTAGTTACAGGAATCGTTATGACTTACTGTGGGGTTCTCGTCGGTGGCGTGAATAATTCACAATCCCGGAAACGATTGAACCAATAA
- a CDS encoding DedA family protein, with product MIELAASFDSQLSTLAPFIFYIVIGAIVFIETGLLFGFFLPGDSILFSAGLVAASHGNINIAVLVAVILLAAFFGDQVGFVIGRVVGRPYLDKRKSPRVQRMIANSERFYEKSGWWAVVAARFFPWIRTFVPPIAGASKMNYYKFLSANVVGAVLWGAGITLAGFYAASVPWVRTFSYAIAAFFIIGSIVSGIVNYSRHRREPHSKS from the coding sequence GTGATTGAGCTAGCCGCATCATTTGATTCACAACTCTCAACTCTTGCTCCATTCATCTTTTACATTGTTATTGGGGCAATAGTTTTTATTGAAACTGGACTTCTCTTTGGTTTTTTCCTTCCTGGTGACTCAATCTTGTTTAGCGCAGGCTTAGTCGCTGCTTCTCATGGAAATATCAATATTGCTGTCTTAGTGGCAGTTATCTTGCTCGCGGCATTCTTCGGAGATCAAGTTGGGTTCGTCATCGGTCGTGTTGTGGGCCGGCCATATCTTGATAAGAGAAAGTCACCGCGTGTGCAACGAATGATTGCGAACTCCGAGCGTTTCTATGAAAAATCTGGCTGGTGGGCAGTTGTAGCAGCACGCTTCTTCCCTTGGATTCGAACTTTCGTTCCACCCATTGCGGGGGCATCGAAGATGAATTACTACAAATTTTTATCTGCCAATGTCGTGGGGGCAGTTCTGTGGGGGGCGGGAATTACTCTCGCTGGGTTCTATGCGGCAAGTGTTCCGTGGGTGAGAACATTCTCTTACGCGATTGCAGCCTTCTTCATTATTGGTTCAATCGTTTCCGGGATTGTGAATTATTCACGCCACCGACGAGAACCCCACAGTAAGTCATAA
- a CDS encoding ABC-F family ATP-binding cassette domain-containing protein — MARNVVNIEEVSKAFDIRPLLDRVSLGVSEGERIGIVGRNGSGKSTLMKIIAGVEDPDAGRVTKSNAARIGILSQIDTAAADATVGDVVIGNREKHEWASDPQIREIFTGLFGGFDDHLFERVFSSLSGGEKRRVGLAKLLIDDLDLILLDEPTNHLDVEGVAWLAQHLNNRKDLALLVVTHDRWFLDAVTDRTWEVVLGKVEEYDGGYSAFVLAKAERSRQANVLDSRRNNLIRKELAWLRRGAPARTTKPKFRVDAANELISAEPAPRDSTELLKFALNRLGNTVFELHHALIRAGEKKLIEDLTWNIGPGDRIGIVGVNGSGKTTLMRTLAGLHQLSAGKLVTGITVKIAFLTQHLDELDPEWRLLEAVEKVATHVEIGKGKTLSASQLCERLGFDRDAQWTPVGNLSGGERRRLQLTRLLMDSPNVVLLDEPTNDFDIETLTELEDLLDSYGGTLIVISHDRYFLERVCDRFYGLLGDENLRDLPRGVDEYLERRADSVSSRGNTAPKQSSGSSAAEQRQLKKDLARLEKQIVKGKERIAELFAEQERESANHQRLIELTHELASAESELASREEEWLQVTLALES, encoded by the coding sequence GTGGCGCGCAATGTTGTAAATATCGAAGAGGTTTCTAAGGCCTTCGATATTCGTCCTCTTCTCGATCGTGTTTCACTCGGAGTCTCAGAGGGTGAACGAATCGGAATCGTTGGGCGCAATGGTTCGGGTAAAAGCACGCTCATGAAGATTATTGCAGGCGTAGAAGATCCAGACGCAGGTCGAGTTACAAAATCAAATGCAGCCCGTATTGGAATTCTCTCTCAGATTGATACAGCCGCCGCCGATGCCACCGTTGGTGATGTTGTGATTGGCAATCGTGAGAAACACGAATGGGCTAGTGACCCACAGATACGTGAGATATTTACCGGACTATTTGGTGGATTCGATGACCACCTGTTTGAAAGAGTCTTCTCATCGCTATCAGGTGGTGAAAAAAGACGGGTAGGTCTTGCCAAGTTACTCATTGATGACCTGGATCTGATCTTACTTGATGAGCCAACAAACCACTTAGATGTTGAAGGCGTTGCCTGGCTAGCCCAGCATTTAAACAATCGAAAAGATTTAGCACTTCTTGTTGTTACTCACGATCGTTGGTTTCTAGATGCAGTCACAGATCGAACCTGGGAAGTAGTACTTGGAAAAGTAGAGGAGTATGACGGTGGTTATTCAGCATTTGTTTTAGCAAAAGCAGAGAGATCTCGTCAGGCAAATGTATTGGATAGCCGTAGAAACAATCTCATCCGTAAAGAGTTAGCCTGGCTTAGACGTGGCGCACCAGCTAGAACAACTAAACCAAAGTTTCGAGTTGATGCGGCAAATGAATTGATCTCTGCCGAACCCGCCCCGCGAGATTCAACTGAACTCTTAAAGTTTGCACTCAACCGCCTAGGAAATACTGTCTTTGAACTACACCATGCACTTATCAGGGCTGGTGAAAAGAAGTTGATTGAAGATCTCACTTGGAATATCGGTCCAGGAGATCGCATCGGCATAGTGGGGGTTAATGGTTCCGGAAAAACAACTCTCATGCGCACTTTGGCTGGCTTGCATCAACTCTCAGCTGGAAAACTTGTCACAGGCATTACAGTAAAGATTGCCTTCCTCACCCAACATTTAGATGAGCTAGATCCAGAGTGGCGCCTACTTGAAGCGGTAGAAAAAGTTGCAACCCATGTGGAGATTGGTAAAGGAAAGACTCTTTCAGCATCACAACTATGCGAACGTCTGGGCTTTGATCGCGATGCCCAGTGGACTCCGGTGGGAAATCTTTCTGGGGGAGAAAGACGACGATTGCAACTAACCCGATTGCTTATGGATTCGCCCAATGTTGTTCTACTCGATGAACCTACAAATGATTTTGATATCGAAACCCTCACCGAACTCGAAGATTTACTCGACAGCTATGGTGGAACTCTGATTGTTATCTCTCACGATAGATATTTTCTCGAGCGAGTCTGTGATCGCTTCTATGGGTTGCTTGGAGATGAAAATCTTCGAGATCTACCTAGAGGTGTAGATGAATATCTTGAGCGAAGAGCTGATTCAGTGTCATCACGGGGTAACACGGCACCGAAGCAGTCATCTGGTTCAAGTGCTGCAGAACAGAGACAACTCAAGAAAGATTTAGCCCGCCTTGAGAAGCAGATAGTAAAAGGTAAAGAGAGAATTGCAGAACTATTTGCCGAACAAGAGCGTGAAAGCGCGAATCATCAACGTTTAATTGAACTCACCCATGAACTAGCTTCGGCTGAAAGTGAACTTGCGAGTCGAGAAGAAGAATGGCTGCAAGTGACGTTAGCCCTCGAAAGTTAA